The Campylobacter concisus sequence TATCTTTAGGGCTTTTATATTTTATATATCACGTTAAATTTACCCTTAATAACCCAAAAAGCAAAGTCATAATATAATCTCTTTTAAAATTTAAAGAAAAACTATGAAAAAAGAAAATTCCAAGCTATTTTTATTGCTATTTTTAGGTGCCCTCTCTGCATTTGGACCATTTGTTACAGATCTTTATTTGCCAGCACTTCCGGCTATTACCGAGTGGTTTAAAACAAGTGTCACAGCTACGCAATTAACGATCACGACATCGATGGCAGGCTTAGCCATAGGTCAGCTCATAGTTGGCCCAATAAGTGATAAATTTGGCCGAAAACTGCCCCTTACCATCTCGCTCATCGTCTATACTATAAGCACTATTTTTATATTTTTCTCGCAAAATATCCAGTTTTTTATCTTTATGAGAATTATTCAAGGGCTTGCAAGTGCCGGCAGCTTAGTCATCTCAAGAGCCGTTGTGAGCGACCTTTATAAGGGCCATGAAATGACTAAATTTTTTAGTCTTATGATGGTCGTAAATGGTCTTGCCCCGATACTCTCGCCAATTGGTGGCAGCTTGCTACTTAAATTTACCGACTGGCGCGGCATCTTTATGGCGCTAACCATCATTGGTATTTTGCTTTTTATCGCAAATTTTTATTTCAAAGAGAGCTTAAGCCAGTCAAATCGCTTAAAAATGCCTTTGCTAGTGACTTATAGTGTTTTTGGAAAAATTTTAAGAAAGAAAAAATTTATGCTTTTCGTAAGCATTCAGACATTTGCGATGGGCGCGATGTTTGCCTATATAGCGTCATCTTCGTTTATCTTTCAAGAATTTTATTCTTTAAGTCCAGTAAGCTATAGCTTTTGCTTTGCTTCAAATGGTTTAGGGCTTGTTATAGGAGCAAGGCTTGCTAGTCTTTTAAATGAGAGAAAAGCACTTAAAACCGGGCTTTTTGGCACCTTATTTGCTAGCATTTTTATTGCTTTCATGCTTTGCTTTAAATTTGAAGTGATCGGCGTCATTATCGCATTTTTCTTATTACTTCTTTTTACAGGATTTGTCTTGCCAACTGCTTCATCGCTAGCTATGAACGAAGGCAGAGAATACGCGGGCTCAGCCTCAGCGATACTTGGATTTTGCCCATTTTTCTTAGGCGGTGTCGTCTCTCCGCTAGTTGGGCTTGGCGATATATTTTATTCGACTTCTATTGTTATTTTAGCCTGCACATTACTTGCTTTGATGTCTTTTTTAAGGTTAAAAAGAGTTGCATAAAATTTATCTTATTTCAAATACAAAAACGACTGATGAGAGCGTTATAAATTTAAGTGTTAGCAAGATCGAGTTTTTAAAATTTGAATTAAATTTAAGTGACTATGACGTACTGGTAGCTACTTCTAAAAATGCTTTTAATGCATTAAAATTTAATGGCATTTCGCCTATAAATTTGCCAGTCTTTGCCATTGCAAATAGTTGTGCGTCGGCCGCAAGAGAGTTTGGATTTAGTGAAATTTATACCGGAAAGAACGCTCACGGAGACGACTTTGCAAAGGAAATTTTGCCACTTTTAAAAGGTAAAAATGTTCTTTATCTAAAGGGTAAAGATAGTGCTTCAAATTTCTTAGAAATTTTGCAAAATGGCGGCGTAAATATAAAAGCGATCATCGCCTATGAAAATGTCTTAAATCCTTGCAAAATGGAGCTAAAACCACCAAAAAATAGTATCTTGATCTTCGCTTCTCCGCTAAATGTCAAAAATTTTCTTAGTAATTTTGGCTGGGATGAGAGCTATCAAGCGATAAGCATTGGAAAGGTCACTGCAAAAGAGCTAAAATTTACCGAGCCAATAGTGAGCCAAAGTCAAGATATAAACGCTTGTATCGCGCTTGCCAAAACATTACTTTAAGCAAAGAATTTATATAATTTTATTGCCTGAGTGAAGCGAGTCAGCATTTTACGGGGTCCAACACTTTTTTGTTAGCGAAAAGGTATGGGTGCCTTGTGATGTGGCTTCGTTTGAGTCTGAAAAGGCGAGAAGTTGCAACCGTTTGGTATCCATCTATTTGCAAGATTGGCTTTGTTTATGGGCCACTCTTCTATGCGACGCCCACTCGGGTTTTTTAAATTTACGGAGATGAAATGAATATTCTCATAATAGGAAGTGGCGGCCGCGAATACGCCATTGCTCTAAAACTAAAAAACGAAAAAAATATAAATTTATACTTTGCGCCGGGAAATGGTGCAACCTCACGCCTTGGTGAGAATTTGAAGATAAAAGACTTTTATGAGCTTGCAAAATTTGCTAAACAAAATGATATTGCTCTAACTATCGTGGGCCCTGAAGCACCGCTTAGTGAAGGTGTAGTGGATATCTTTAAAAAAGAGGGCTTGCTTATATTTGGACCAAGCAAAGCAGCTGCTAGACTTGAAGCTAGCAAAGCCTACATGAAGGACTTTTTGGCTAGAAATAACATAAAAACCGCAAGATATTTAAATACAGATGATAAAGAAAAAGCATTTAAATTTATTGATACCCTAAGCGCGCCGATGGTCGTAAAGGCCGATGGCCTTTGTGCTGGCAAAGGCGTTATAATCGCAAATTCTAAAGAGGAGGCCAAAGAGGCAGTTAGCGACATGTTAAGTGGAGCTAGCTTTGGCGAGGCTGGTAAATTTGTGGTAGTTGAAGAGTTTTTGGATGGCTTTGAGCTAAGTTTTTTTGCCATTTGCGACGGAGAAAATTTTGTAAGCTTGCCAGTAGCTCAAGATCATAAACGTCTGCTTGATAATGACGAAGGTCCAAATACTGGTGGCATGGGTGCTTATGCTCCAAGTCCGCTTGCTTCAAAAGAACTTATAAAAAGGGTCGAAGAAGAGATTGTAAAGCCAACTTTAAAAGGGATGAAAAACGAGGGCAGTCCATTTTGTGGAGTGCTTTTTGTGGGACTGATGATTGTGAAAAATGAGCCTTATGTGCTTGAGTTTAACGTGAGATTTGGCGATCCAGAGTGCGAGGTCTTGATGCCGTTAATAGACGGGGATCTGAGTGAAATTTTACTAAACGCTGCAAAAGGTGAGCTAAAGCCCATAAGATTAAAAGATGAATTTGTAGTTGGCGTTGTGATGGCTAGTAAGAACTATCCGTATAAAAGTAGTCCAAAAGCTAAAATTTCAGTTTTAAATGATGTAAAAGATGCTCACATTGCTTATGCTGGTGTTAGCGAGCAAGGCGGAGAAATTTATGCAGATGGTGGCAGAGTATTAGTCTGCGTGGCCACTGCGAAGAGTATAAAAGAGGCACGTGATAGAGCTTATGAGCTTTGCGAAAATGTAAAATTTGACGGAGCACATTATAGAAAAGATATTGCCTGGCAGGCATTAAAATGAGTATGCAGATAGTTGAAAAACTTGAAAAAGAAGAAATTTCGCTAGCGCCATTTTCAAAAAGAGTGCTAGCTTACTCAATTGATGAATGTATTGTTTCTTTTTTGTTTTTGATCATTTACTGGGATGCCTTTTTGTCGGTTATGAGCTATGATGAAGCCAGAAATTTGACTTTAAATTTCTTTTGGCAAATAGTCGCACTAAAGATTATTTATCATACATTTTTTGTTTGGTATTATGGCGCGAGTCTTGGGCAAATGCTAACAAAGACGATGTGCATTAATGTAGAAATTTTAGATAGACCAAATTTTATTTCAAGCTTGGTAAGAGCGATTTTTAGGTTGGTTAGTGAAGCTTGTTTTTATCTTGGTTTTGCATGGGCATTTGCAAATCCAGCTAGGCAGACTTGGCAAGACAAAATAGCAAAAACAGTGGTGATAAATGCGTAAAATTTTATTTTTAGTTCCGGTTTGTATTTTAAATCTAAGTGCAGCTGTGCAAGATGTACAGCTTTTGGCCGATGATGTAAAGCAAGATAAAGGCATCGTCACGGCTAATAAAAATGTTGTTGTATATTCACAAGATTATCTTGTGACAGCTGATTGTGCTGTGTATGATCAAAATAATTCGATTATCGAGCTTTTTGGAAATGTCAACATGATGAAAGGAAAGAGCGAAGTCTCTCGCTCAAACTATGCAAAGTTAAATTTAAAAAATAATGACACTGCTTTTGAATCGCTTTTTATGATGAATAAAGACATGGAAGTATGGATGAGAAGCGATGAAAGCAGCTCTGACAGTGAGTACTATAGAGTAAAAAAAGCGATAGTTTCAAGTTGTAATGTCCAAGATCCTGACTGGAGTATCACCTCAAGCTCAGCTATGCTAAATAAACAAAGCAAATTTTTACATCTTTTTAACCCAGTCTTTCGTATAGCTAATGTGCCAGTTTTTTATTTGCCATATTTTGGTTTTTCAACAGATACCACAAGAAGAACAGGCCTTTTGCCGCCTGAGCTTGGATACGGAAAATCTGAAGGCTTTTATTACAAACAGCCGATTTATTTTGCACCTTATAATGAGTGGGACTTCGAGCTTGATCCGCAGATAAGAACAAACAGAGGTGCTGGAATTTATGGTGCGTTTAGATTTACTGAGTCGCCTGATTCAAGGGGTGAAATAAGCTTTGGCTCATTTACTGATAAAAACAGCTACCAAGCCAAGCAAAAAGGAGAGACCTCAAATAAGGCTGAACTAAAAAATAAAACACATAAAGGTATTGGACTAAAATACGAAAGAGATAAGCTTATAAGATACCTTAGTGAGGCGGATTTGCAAGAGGGAATTTGGATAGACGCAACGAAGCTAAATGATATAGATTATTTAAATTTAAAGGGCAGAGATGATGATTATGATTCGCTTGTAACTTCTAAATTTAACTATTTCATCGCAAATGACGATCATTATTTTGGTGCTTATGCAAAATACTACATAGATACTGAAAAAATTGGCTCAAAAAATGAGAACAAAGACACGCTTCAAGAGCTTCCATCGCTTCAGTATCATAAATTTACAGATGATATTGTCTTGCCAAATATCTTATATTCACTCGATCTTCAGTCACATAGATATGATAGAAAAATAGGCGTTAGAGCGACTCAGTATGAATTTACGCTCCCAGCTTCAGTGCATGCGCCACTGCTTGATGATAGTTTAACGTTTTCATTTTACGAGTACCTATACGCTTCAAGAATAAATTACGAGAATAAGATAAATTCATTTGATGATAAAAGAGAAGATAAGCATACAAATTTTGTAAATAATTACCATAAATTTGCCCTTCACACTGACCTTGCAAAAGCGTATGAAAGCTTTTATCACACTCTAAATTTTGGAGCTGAATACCTACTACCAGGCTATAGAAAAGGAAATTTAGATGATGAGTTTATCTATGATAAAAATCTAAATGAGTATGAAAATTTCTTGACTCAAGAGCAGAGTAAGGAAGAAATTTCTGGTTATTTGACTCAGTATTTCTTTAACTCTAATGGTAGAAAGATTATAAAACATAGTATTTCTCAAGGATATTACACAAAAGAAGATGAATATTCGAATTTAAAAAATGCTATCTATCTATATCCATTTGAAAATTTAAGCCTTTATAATAAGCTTGAGTATTCACACAAGAGCAAAGAGCTTAAAAAGATACAAAGTGGATTTTCATACACAAATGATTTATTTTGGCTAAATATGCTTCACACTATGAAGAAAAATGATAGCAAAATAAAAAATAGCGCAACAAAAGATAGCTATTTTACAAGTAGTCTTGGAGTAAAATTACCTCATCAATATAGTCTTATTGGTGGCTGGCAATATGATATCGAGCGAAGCTACACAAAAAGCTGGAGAGTTGGTGTGCTTCATCAAAGAAAATGCTGGAATTACGGGATAATTTATCAACAAGATGTCGAGCCAACAACAACAATAAACGGCTCAGCATCAACCAGAAAAAATGGTATTTATTTTACGATAAATTTCTATCCAATGGGCGGTTTGCACTATGACTTTTCGCAAAGTAGCACAAAATCGAGTGCCAACTAAATGATAACGGCTAAATTTAAGGATCAATTAGAAGCAGCTAGCAAGCTAATTGAAATTTTGCCAAAAAAAGAGCTCGTAGATAAAAAGACGATAGTCGTTTGTATGTCACTTGAGTCAGTTATACTCACAGATGCAGTTTGTAGAAGTTTAAATTTAAGCTACGAGATGCTCTTTAGCGAGCCAATACCTGCGCCAAACAACAGTGAGTGTGACGTTGCAATAGTCAGTGAAACCGAAGATATAGTTTTAAATGATAAACTTATAAAAGCTTTTAATATAAGCTATGACTATATTTACGGCGAAGCACATAGAAAATATGAAGAGAAAATTTTAAAAAACGTTTATAAATACCGAAAAGGAAATTTGATAGGAGAGCTAAAAGATAAAAATATTTTACTAATCGATGAGGGGTGCGAGACTGGTATGACGGCACTCATTTGCATAAAGACGTTACTTGATGTGAAGGTAAAATCCATCTCATACGCAACGCCAGTGATTGCTACTGATGTCTTTATAAATTTAAATGATATGGTTGATGAAATTTACACGATAAACAAGATCGTTGATTTTATCGATGTGGATTCGTATTACGAGAAAAAGATCGAAGCTACGAGTGAGCGTATCATGTCAATATTAGAAGAGAGCCCTTATTATTTGCCGTTACAAAAACAACAAGGAGATAAAAATAATGCAATATAGTATAGAAGTCAATAATCAGGTTGAAATTTTTGACCTTAATAAAGTAGCAAAACAAGCTAGCGGAGCAGTGCTTTTAAGGGTGAAAAATACCGTCGTTTTAGCAACTGTTGCAAGAGAAGACACACAAGTTGAGGAGGATTTTTTACCTTTAACGGTGCAATACATTGAAAAAGCTTACGCTGCTGGAAAAATTCCTGGTGGATATGTTAAGCGTGAGACAAAGCCAGGCGACTTTGAAACGCTAACAGCTCGCATCATCGATAGATCTCTTAGACCGCTCTTTCCAAAAGGTTACGCATATCCAACTCAAATCGTTGTAATGGTGCTTTCAGCTGATCCTGAAGTTGATTTGCAAGTTGTGAGCCTAAATGCAGCCTCTGTTGCACTATATCTTAGCGACATACCTGTAAATCGCCCAGTTTGTGGCGTGAGAGTTGGTTATATAGATGAAAAATTTGTGATCAACCCAAGCAACTCTGAACTAAAACAAAGCGCGATCGATCTATACGTGGCTGGAACAAAAGATGAGCTTTTGATGATCGAGATGAGAAGCTTGCCTCAGCAAACTACGCAGCTTATCCCGATGGTCGCGATCGAGCCGATGATAGATCCAAGCTTAAGTGATAGCATGGCTCAAAAACAGCTGATGAATGAATTTAGCGAAGATATGATGGTTGAGGCGATTGATTTTGCTGGTAAGGCGATATTAAGGGCTAGCAGTGCTTACGAAGAAGCTTTCAAAGAGCATAAAAAAGAGGACGCTGCGCTTGAGTTAAAACCTGAAATAGAAAATGAAAATATCGCTATTTATATCGATAAATTTTATAAAGCAGAGGTTAAAAACGCGATCAATCAAATGGCAAAAAGCGAGCGTGCGAGCGAACTTAGCAAGATCGCGAAACAAATTTCAAGCGATGAGGTCGCTCAAAAAGAGGGCTGGGACGAGGCTGTCATCACAAATGTCCTTGGCAAATATAAAAAGAAAATCGTTAGAGAGCAGATAATAAATGAAGGCGTAAGAGCTGATGGACGTGGTCTTGAAGAGGTTAGGCCTATTAGTATCGAAACAAATGTGCTTCCAAATGCACATGGCTCATGCCTCTTTACAAGAGGACAGACACAAGCCCTAGTTGTCACTACTCTTGGCACTGACAGCGACGCTCAAATGTATGACATCCTCACTGAAAAAGTACCTTTTGTAGAGAAATTTATGTTTAACTACAACTTCCCGGGCTTTAGCGTAGGTGAGGCAAGCCCACTAAAAGCTCCTGGTAGACGCGAGCTTGGACATGGAAATTTGGCCAAACGTGCCCTTGCGCCAAGCATTGATCTAGCATCACCATACACAATAAGAGTCGTTTCAGAAATTTTAGAGAGCAACGGCTCAAGTTCGATGGCTAGCGTTTGTGGTGGCTCTCTTGCACTTAGGGCAGCTGGCGTAAATACTTTAAAACTTGTCGCAGGTGTCGCTATGGGATTAATATTTGAAGGCGATAAACACGCAGTACTAACAGATATCATGGGGCTTGAAGATCATGACGGTGATATGGACTTTAAAGTAGCAGGTACAAGCGATGGTATCACAGCACTTCAGATGGATATTAAGCTTGGTGGCATTAGCTTAGAAGTGCTAAAAGAGGCACTTTATCAAGCAAAACGTGGTAGAGAGCATATCTTATCTTTGATGGCAGAAGCGGATAAAAATATAGAAATAAATGAAGATGTGCTTCCAAAGCTTGAACTATTTAGTGTCGATCCAAGCAAGATCGTAGACATCATCGGACAAGCTGGCAAGACTATAAAAGAGATCATTGAAAAATTTGAAGTCTCAATCGATCTTGATAGAGAAAAAGGTGAAGTTAAAATCGCAGGTGGAGCAAAGAAAAATGTTGATGCTGCAAAAGATTACATCATCTCTATCACTTCAAAAGACAATGGACGTTCATTTGGCAAAAAGCCGTTTAAACACGACAAAGAACGTTCAAAACCAAATTTTAATATCGGTGATGAGTTTTTGGGAACTGTAAAGAGTGTGGTTGATTTTGGTGTGTTTATCGAGCTAAAAGATGGCATTGATGGCTTGCTTCATATCTCAAAGATAAAAACTCCATTAAATGTAGGCGACCAGATCAAAGTATGTGTGAGCGAGCAAAAAGGAAATAAAATTTCGCTCTCTTTAGTCGAATAAATTTTAAAGGATAGATGATGAAATACAAAAAGTTGCTTTTTCCAATAGGAGCTGGAGACGATATCGAGCCAAGAATTTATGGTGCCCTAAAGGTTGCTCAGTGGTTTAACACACATATGGAAATTATGACTTGCCAGCTTGACCCAAGCGTAGTTTATAATATGAAAATGACGCTTCGTGGAGGAGTGCTTTTTGAGGAATTTCTAAAATCAGCTAAATCTGAACTAGCTGTCGAGCATGAAGAGAATGAGAAAATTTTCAATAAAATTTGTGCTGAGCTTGGCATAAAAGTAACTAGTGAAATCATTGAAGATGTTTGCACTGCAAATTTTACGATTCACAGTGGTAAAAGAAGTGCGATAGTGGAGCAAGAGAGTAAATTTTGCGATCTAGTAGTGGCTGCCGTGCCACTTGATGGAAAGATCACTGGTACATTTGAGTCAGCTGTTTTAAAAAGCGGTAAAAATGCGATTGTAATACCTAGAAAAATGCGTGAGTTTAAAGCCGATAATATCCTTGTTAGCTGGACTGGTACGACGCAAAGCTCAAGGGCATTAACAGGCTCGATCGATCTTTTAAAAAAGGCAAAAAATGTTCAGTGCATTACCTCAAAAGCAAGCCTTGGCGATAATGCCGAACTAAATCTTAAAAAGCTTGAAGAGTACTTCAAAATTCATGGCATATCAGCCACTTTTGAAGTGATCGCTACCACGATGATACCTGGTGAAGCGCTTTTAAAAGCAGCTATTGATAGAAATGCTGATCTAATCGTTGCTAGCAGATATGGTGAAAATGGTCTTATGGAAATGGTGCTTGGTGGCACTTCAAGATTTTTCTTAGAACACACAAATATCCCAGTTTATCTATAATGGATTGCGGCTTAGTCCGCGATCTAATTCTTTTTCATTTTATAGATTTTAAATTCCATTCATTCACAAGAATTGACTACTAAATTTTGGCTTCACTGACCGCTTAGTTCAAATTTTAGAGCCGAAATTACTCTTTAAAATTCGAGGGAGGCTTTTTTTGAATAGAACGCATGCAGTGCGCCAGCACCATTGCATGCACCTTGAACGTGCGAGGGGTTTGGGGGATTTAAAAAGGGGGATAAGGGGACGGCCTCGTAACTCGAGTCCCCTTGTCTCCCTTTTGAATAAAAGAGTTCATAAATTTAAAGTTGGGATTTCAAAAATAGAAATTTACTATTTTCAAATTTTAAAACTTAACTCACTCGCAAGAATTGACTACTAAATTTTGACTTCACTGACCGCTTAGCTCAAATTTTAGAGCCGAAATTACTCGTTCATAAATTTTAAAATTTACAAGACCTTAATAGCATAGTGTGTCAGATGATAGCGCGCTTTGTTCTTAGCCATAAACTACAAATTCTATAAAATTTTAAAGCTCCCATTAAGTTTTCATCAAGCACCTTATTAGCCAAAATTTTGTAAAATCCACTCATTAAAAAAGGATAAAAAATGAGTGAAAATTCTAGCTTTACGCACCTGCATTTACACACCGAATACTCCCTACTTGACGGAGCGAACAAGATAAAAGAGCTAGCTCACGTGCTTCATGATAGAGGCGACACAGCAGCGGCTATCACAGATCACGGCAATATGTTTGGAGCGATAGATTTTTACAAGGCGATGAAAAAAGAGGGGATAAAACCGCTAATTGGCATCGAAGCTTACGTTCATAATGGCGAGCAGCTTGATGACAAGAGTACTAAACAGCGCTTTCACCTTATACTAATCGCCAAAAACGAGACTGGCTATAAAAATTTAATGTATCTTAGCTCCATGAGCTACATCGAGGGCTTTTATTACTACCCTCGTATAAATAAGAAAATCTTAAAAGAGCACAGCGAGGGCTTGGTTTGTAGCTCTGCTTGCTTGCAGGGTGAGGTGAGTTGGCATCTAAATTTAAGTGATCGCAATGTGAAATTTGGCGCAAAGGGCTATGAGAGAGCAAAAGAGGTCGCGCTTGAGTATAAAGAAATTTTTGGAGATGACTTTTATCTTGAGATCATGCGTCACGGCATCGGCGATCAAAAACGCATTGATGATGATATTTTACGCATCGCTAAAGAGACTGGCATAAAGGTTATCGCTACAAACGATACTCACTACACTTTTAAAGAGCGAGCCGACGCTCATGAGGTTTTTATGTGTATCGCGATGAACAAAACTTTAGATGATCCAAACCGACTTCGCCACAGCGTCCATGAGTTTTTTGTAAAAAGCAAAGAGCAAATGAGTGAGCTATTTTTAGATATCCCTGAAGTGATAGAAAATACCCAAGAGATAGTGGATAAGTGCAACCTTGAGATCAAGCTTGGCAACCCAACTCCGCCAAATTTTAAATTTACACTTGAGTATGCAAAAGAGAGAAATTTAACCCTCCCAGAGCCTGAAAATAGATATAGCTTTAAAAATGATGCTGTGTTTTTTGAATATGAATGTAGAAAAGGTCTTGAAGAGAGGCTAAAATTTGTCCCTGAAAATTTACATGACGAATACAAAAAGCGTCTTGAGATAGAGATTGGCATAATCAATAAAATGAATTTCCCAGGCTATATGATGATCGTTTGGGACTTCATAAATGAGGCCAAAAGTAGAGGTGTGCCAGTTGGCCCAGGACGTGGTTCTGCGGCTGGTAGCTTGGTCGCTTACTCGCTAAAGATCACCGACCTTGATCCGATCCCATACAACCTACTTTTTGAGAGGTTTCTAAACCCAGAACGTGTTAGCATGCCAGATATCGACGTGGATTTTTGTCAAAGCAGACGTGGCGAGATCATCGACTATGTTACGCAAAAATACGGAAAATTTAACGTTGCTGGCGTTATTACATTTGGTA is a genomic window containing:
- a CDS encoding sodium:proton antiporter, translating into MITAKFKDQLEAASKLIEILPKKELVDKKTIVVCMSLESVILTDAVCRSLNLSYEMLFSEPIPAPNNSECDVAIVSETEDIVLNDKLIKAFNISYDYIYGEAHRKYEEKILKNVYKYRKGNLIGELKDKNILLIDEGCETGMTALICIKTLLDVKVKSISYATPVIATDVFINLNDMVDEIYTINKIVDFIDVDSYYEKKIEATSERIMSILEESPYYLPLQKQQGDKNNAI
- a CDS encoding multidrug effflux MFS transporter, which gives rise to MKKENSKLFLLLFLGALSAFGPFVTDLYLPALPAITEWFKTSVTATQLTITTSMAGLAIGQLIVGPISDKFGRKLPLTISLIVYTISTIFIFFSQNIQFFIFMRIIQGLASAGSLVISRAVVSDLYKGHEMTKFFSLMMVVNGLAPILSPIGGSLLLKFTDWRGIFMALTIIGILLFIANFYFKESLSQSNRLKMPLLVTYSVFGKILRKKKFMLFVSIQTFAMGAMFAYIASSSFIFQEFYSLSPVSYSFCFASNGLGLVIGARLASLLNERKALKTGLFGTLFASIFIAFMLCFKFEVIGVIIAFFLLLLFTGFVLPTASSLAMNEGREYAGSASAILGFCPFFLGGVVSPLVGLGDIFYSTSIVILACTLLALMSFLRLKRVA
- the purD gene encoding phosphoribosylamine--glycine ligase encodes the protein MNILIIGSGGREYAIALKLKNEKNINLYFAPGNGATSRLGENLKIKDFYELAKFAKQNDIALTIVGPEAPLSEGVVDIFKKEGLLIFGPSKAAARLEASKAYMKDFLARNNIKTARYLNTDDKEKAFKFIDTLSAPMVVKADGLCAGKGVIIANSKEEAKEAVSDMLSGASFGEAGKFVVVEEFLDGFELSFFAICDGENFVSLPVAQDHKRLLDNDEGPNTGGMGAYAPSPLASKELIKRVEEEIVKPTLKGMKNEGSPFCGVLFVGLMIVKNEPYVLEFNVRFGDPECEVLMPLIDGDLSEILLNAAKGELKPIRLKDEFVVGVVMASKNYPYKSSPKAKISVLNDVKDAHIAYAGVSEQGGEIYADGGRVLVCVATAKSIKEARDRAYELCENVKFDGAHYRKDIAWQALK
- a CDS encoding uroporphyrinogen-III synthase, whose amino-acid sequence is MHKIYLISNTKTTDESVINLSVSKIEFLKFELNLSDYDVLVATSKNAFNALKFNGISPINLPVFAIANSCASAAREFGFSEIYTGKNAHGDDFAKEILPLLKGKNVLYLKGKDSASNFLEILQNGGVNIKAIIAYENVLNPCKMELKPPKNSILIFASPLNVKNFLSNFGWDESYQAISIGKVTAKELKFTEPIVSQSQDINACIALAKTLL
- a CDS encoding LPS-assembly protein LptD yields the protein MRKILFLVPVCILNLSAAVQDVQLLADDVKQDKGIVTANKNVVVYSQDYLVTADCAVYDQNNSIIELFGNVNMMKGKSEVSRSNYAKLNLKNNDTAFESLFMMNKDMEVWMRSDESSSDSEYYRVKKAIVSSCNVQDPDWSITSSSAMLNKQSKFLHLFNPVFRIANVPVFYLPYFGFSTDTTRRTGLLPPELGYGKSEGFYYKQPIYFAPYNEWDFELDPQIRTNRGAGIYGAFRFTESPDSRGEISFGSFTDKNSYQAKQKGETSNKAELKNKTHKGIGLKYERDKLIRYLSEADLQEGIWIDATKLNDIDYLNLKGRDDDYDSLVTSKFNYFIANDDHYFGAYAKYYIDTEKIGSKNENKDTLQELPSLQYHKFTDDIVLPNILYSLDLQSHRYDRKIGVRATQYEFTLPASVHAPLLDDSLTFSFYEYLYASRINYENKINSFDDKREDKHTNFVNNYHKFALHTDLAKAYESFYHTLNFGAEYLLPGYRKGNLDDEFIYDKNLNEYENFLTQEQSKEEISGYLTQYFFNSNGRKIIKHSISQGYYTKEDEYSNLKNAIYLYPFENLSLYNKLEYSHKSKELKKIQSGFSYTNDLFWLNMLHTMKKNDSKIKNSATKDSYFTSSLGVKLPHQYSLIGGWQYDIERSYTKSWRVGVLHQRKCWNYGIIYQQDVEPTTTINGSASTRKNGIYFTINFYPMGGLHYDFSQSSTKSSAN
- a CDS encoding RDD family protein, encoding MSMQIVEKLEKEEISLAPFSKRVLAYSIDECIVSFLFLIIYWDAFLSVMSYDEARNLTLNFFWQIVALKIIYHTFFVWYYGASLGQMLTKTMCINVEILDRPNFISSLVRAIFRLVSEACFYLGFAWAFANPARQTWQDKIAKTVVINA
- a CDS encoding universal stress protein, whose translation is MKYKKLLFPIGAGDDIEPRIYGALKVAQWFNTHMEIMTCQLDPSVVYNMKMTLRGGVLFEEFLKSAKSELAVEHEENEKIFNKICAELGIKVTSEIIEDVCTANFTIHSGKRSAIVEQESKFCDLVVAAVPLDGKITGTFESAVLKSGKNAIVIPRKMREFKADNILVSWTGTTQSSRALTGSIDLLKKAKNVQCITSKASLGDNAELNLKKLEEYFKIHGISATFEVIATTMIPGEALLKAAIDRNADLIVASRYGENGLMEMVLGGTSRFFLEHTNIPVYL
- a CDS encoding polyribonucleotide nucleotidyltransferase, with the translated sequence MQYSIEVNNQVEIFDLNKVAKQASGAVLLRVKNTVVLATVAREDTQVEEDFLPLTVQYIEKAYAAGKIPGGYVKRETKPGDFETLTARIIDRSLRPLFPKGYAYPTQIVVMVLSADPEVDLQVVSLNAASVALYLSDIPVNRPVCGVRVGYIDEKFVINPSNSELKQSAIDLYVAGTKDELLMIEMRSLPQQTTQLIPMVAIEPMIDPSLSDSMAQKQLMNEFSEDMMVEAIDFAGKAILRASSAYEEAFKEHKKEDAALELKPEIENENIAIYIDKFYKAEVKNAINQMAKSERASELSKIAKQISSDEVAQKEGWDEAVITNVLGKYKKKIVREQIINEGVRADGRGLEEVRPISIETNVLPNAHGSCLFTRGQTQALVVTTLGTDSDAQMYDILTEKVPFVEKFMFNYNFPGFSVGEASPLKAPGRRELGHGNLAKRALAPSIDLASPYTIRVVSEILESNGSSSMASVCGGSLALRAAGVNTLKLVAGVAMGLIFEGDKHAVLTDIMGLEDHDGDMDFKVAGTSDGITALQMDIKLGGISLEVLKEALYQAKRGREHILSLMAEADKNIEINEDVLPKLELFSVDPSKIVDIIGQAGKTIKEIIEKFEVSIDLDREKGEVKIAGGAKKNVDAAKDYIISITSKDNGRSFGKKPFKHDKERSKPNFNIGDEFLGTVKSVVDFGVFIELKDGIDGLLHISKIKTPLNVGDQIKVCVSEQKGNKISLSLVE